A single window of Halosolutus gelatinilyticus DNA harbors:
- a CDS encoding ribonuclease H-like domain-containing protein, with amino-acid sequence MTDGFGSSVDLLAVRCDALGGPAGGPPSETLLADVCAEFDPDLVYVVRDGRDARVVGRLRRTFHGPIVDPAGPASVRTETIGGVTIAVASRLADLEDAIGSGAAGAEDAVDAAYVVCDGIDATADEVALEATLDGAETIARYRSRSRSRAESPAETTFLTGSLPASYDHVWRASVDGREVRLPIRGLGPIPRSGAPELARLTLASNGAVSVSSVPADRFGLRALEGVGPTTARRLREVGYDSRERVAGASLAALRSVQGIGDETAWTIRASARSLAEGLVIRRSAEPVPPVRSDPIFVDIETDGLAPTIVWLIGVYDSQRGTYVDFIDTDPSRDDPGAATRSFVEWLAAEYDRPALVTWNGHGFDYKHLDRFVSRYAPGYRDYWREDVLKYDCYDWAVRRDNAVLPGRTNRLEDVAEAIGGRRDGAAATLDGKTLAGAVRRTIESDRPAGIDWEAARAYCEADVRELAAVYDAIEAADIERATPVSGSGRGSERESEGGTAETTQTGLGDF; translated from the coding sequence ATGACCGACGGGTTCGGATCGAGCGTCGACCTGCTCGCCGTCCGGTGCGACGCGCTCGGCGGACCGGCCGGCGGCCCGCCGAGCGAGACGCTGCTGGCGGACGTCTGCGCCGAGTTCGATCCGGACCTCGTCTACGTCGTTCGCGACGGGCGGGACGCGCGGGTCGTGGGCCGTCTTCGACGGACGTTCCACGGCCCGATTGTCGATCCCGCCGGTCCGGCGTCGGTTCGCACCGAGACGATCGGCGGCGTGACGATCGCCGTCGCGAGTCGCCTTGCCGATCTCGAGGACGCGATCGGTTCTGGCGCGGCCGGCGCGGAGGACGCGGTAGACGCCGCGTACGTCGTCTGCGATGGGATTGACGCGACGGCCGACGAGGTAGCGTTGGAGGCGACCCTCGACGGCGCGGAGACGATCGCGCGGTACCGATCGCGGTCGCGATCCCGGGCGGAGTCGCCGGCCGAGACGACGTTTCTCACCGGCTCGCTCCCCGCGAGTTACGACCACGTCTGGCGCGCGTCCGTCGACGGTCGGGAGGTCCGCCTCCCGATTCGCGGTCTCGGGCCGATCCCGCGATCGGGCGCGCCCGAACTCGCCCGGCTCACCCTCGCGTCGAACGGGGCCGTCTCGGTCTCCTCCGTGCCGGCCGATCGGTTCGGCCTGCGGGCGCTCGAGGGGGTCGGCCCGACGACGGCGCGACGGCTCCGCGAGGTGGGCTACGACTCTCGCGAGAGGGTCGCCGGCGCGTCGCTCGCCGCCCTCCGATCGGTGCAGGGGATCGGCGACGAGACGGCCTGGACGATCCGCGCGAGCGCCCGATCGCTGGCCGAGGGCCTCGTGATCCGTCGGTCGGCGGAGCCCGTTCCCCCGGTCCGTTCGGACCCGATCTTCGTCGACATCGAAACCGACGGCCTCGCGCCGACGATCGTCTGGCTGATCGGCGTCTACGACTCGCAACGGGGGACCTACGTCGACTTTATCGACACCGATCCCTCGCGCGACGATCCGGGCGCTGCGACGCGATCGTTCGTCGAGTGGTTGGCGGCCGAGTACGATCGGCCCGCCCTCGTGACCTGGAACGGCCACGGGTTCGACTACAAACACCTCGATCGGTTCGTCTCCCGGTACGCGCCCGGTTACCGCGACTACTGGCGGGAGGACGTGCTGAAGTACGACTGCTACGACTGGGCGGTTCGACGCGACAACGCCGTCCTGCCGGGCCGGACGAACAGACTCGAGGACGTCGCCGAAGCGATCGGCGGCCGGCGCGACGGCGCGGCCGCGACACTGGACGGAAAGACGCTCGCGGGGGCGGTCCGGCGGACGATCGAGTCCGATCGCCCGGCCGGGATCGACTGGGAGGCCGCCCGCGCCTACTGTGAGGCCGACGTTCGCGAGTTGGCCGCGGTGTACGACGCGATCGAAGCCGCGGACATCGAACGGGCGACTCCCGTCTCCGGTTCGGGACGGGGGAGCGAACGCGAGAGCGAGGGTGGGACGGCGGAAACGACCCAGACCGGGCTCGGTGATTTCTGA
- a CDS encoding DEAD/DEAH box helicase has product MDDAHSERESNADESARGLELTGPELLETYPDRRYRGQLEERITMPARDATHVAAESVLPPELAAKLEFDPWSHQASALSALAAGENVCVATSTSSGKTLVYALHVARRFLENPEVRALLVYPTKALSRDQERELNELLRGTLDLDVSIGVYDGDTKAEEKRRIREEANVVITNFAGLNHYLEGHHRWANFHANCDLIVVDEAHGWTGLSGMHAAWILRRARRIADWYGGDPQYVLTTATIGNPAEHAEALTGEPATVIDEDGSPRGRRDLLFWNPPTDDRGGENAGSDPGQDAWNEFSKRPATVEAPEVWAHLCYHGVSSLLFCGSRKGTELAVDRAESFLADDRRTYSGSADFAPYNAGHGKRSRRATEGRLKDGRLDGVATTSALEVGINVGGVDGTVLQGYPGSRQSFWQRIGRSGRDERDALSVFVPSHATLDQYVLRHPEYVLEEEHERAVVDLENNPVYRRHVNCAAQELPLTEADADRFGGLDRLERAVEFGRRLGELEGSLAGGVTYAHRDRPQDAVSLYASGGNAFEVRLAGDGAIDHQPIGRDRAYRDYHEGAIVRFQGDQYEVVALREDGPQPYVELRRVDADYYTQSQGRVTIYDTTVRESREVGPFRLNYGYGTVTIHYGTYMRREIGSGDVRAVGLETGVPPLEMRTQLCWAEVPADVERAVRAAHSGYHNAECEGIPPRLHGYLGGIHAVEHAMIAVAPLELNVDAADLGGLATNRLPETPDRSGWFLYDAVEGGVGFSRRIYDEYEAVARRARELMVDCPCGRDEGCPACLMDDRCGNDNRPLYAPAATDAIDALLGAATADEIAADATIDDERRPPASIS; this is encoded by the coding sequence ATGGACGACGCGCACAGCGAGAGAGAATCGAACGCGGACGAATCGGCACGCGGACTCGAGCTGACGGGGCCGGAACTGCTGGAGACGTACCCGGACCGCCGCTACCGAGGACAACTCGAGGAGCGGATCACGATGCCGGCGCGGGACGCGACTCACGTCGCCGCCGAGTCGGTGCTGCCGCCCGAGCTCGCGGCGAAACTCGAGTTCGATCCGTGGAGTCACCAGGCGTCGGCGCTTTCCGCGCTCGCGGCCGGCGAGAACGTCTGCGTCGCCACCTCGACCTCGTCGGGGAAGACGCTCGTGTACGCGCTCCACGTCGCCCGCCGCTTCCTCGAGAATCCCGAGGTCCGGGCGCTGCTGGTCTATCCGACGAAGGCGCTCAGTCGCGACCAGGAGCGCGAACTCAACGAACTGCTCCGGGGGACGCTCGATCTGGACGTCTCGATCGGCGTCTACGACGGCGATACGAAGGCCGAGGAGAAGCGCCGGATCCGCGAGGAGGCGAACGTCGTCATCACGAACTTTGCGGGGTTGAATCACTACCTGGAAGGCCACCACCGCTGGGCGAACTTCCACGCGAACTGCGATCTGATCGTCGTCGACGAGGCACACGGCTGGACCGGACTCAGCGGGATGCACGCCGCGTGGATCCTCAGGCGCGCACGCCGGATCGCCGACTGGTACGGCGGCGACCCGCAGTACGTGCTGACCACGGCGACGATCGGCAACCCCGCGGAACACGCCGAGGCGCTGACGGGCGAGCCGGCGACGGTGATCGACGAGGACGGCTCGCCGCGCGGCCGGCGCGACCTCCTGTTCTGGAACCCGCCGACCGACGACCGCGGCGGCGAAAACGCCGGGAGCGATCCCGGCCAGGACGCCTGGAACGAGTTCTCGAAGCGGCCGGCGACCGTCGAGGCCCCGGAGGTCTGGGCGCACCTGTGTTACCACGGCGTGTCGTCGCTGCTGTTCTGCGGCTCCCGGAAGGGGACCGAACTGGCCGTCGATCGCGCCGAGTCGTTCCTCGCCGACGACCGACGAACCTATTCCGGGAGCGCCGACTTCGCGCCGTACAACGCGGGCCACGGGAAGCGATCGCGTCGCGCGACCGAGGGCCGGCTCAAAGACGGCCGACTCGACGGCGTCGCGACGACGAGCGCGCTCGAGGTCGGCATCAACGTCGGGGGGGTCGACGGCACCGTTCTGCAGGGATATCCCGGCTCCCGGCAGTCGTTCTGGCAGCGGATCGGCCGCTCCGGTCGCGACGAGCGCGACGCCCTTTCGGTGTTCGTCCCCAGCCACGCCACGCTCGACCAGTACGTGCTCCGCCATCCGGAGTACGTCCTCGAGGAGGAGCACGAGCGCGCCGTCGTCGACCTCGAGAACAATCCCGTCTACCGCCGGCACGTCAACTGCGCGGCCCAGGAACTCCCGCTCACCGAAGCCGACGCCGATCGGTTCGGCGGTCTCGACAGGCTCGAACGCGCCGTGGAGTTCGGGCGCCGACTGGGCGAACTCGAGGGATCGCTCGCCGGCGGCGTGACCTACGCCCACCGCGATCGCCCTCAGGACGCGGTGAGCCTCTACGCCTCGGGCGGGAACGCGTTCGAGGTGCGGCTGGCCGGCGACGGCGCGATCGACCATCAGCCGATCGGACGCGATCGGGCCTACCGGGACTACCACGAGGGCGCGATCGTCCGGTTCCAGGGGGACCAGTACGAGGTCGTCGCGCTGCGAGAGGACGGTCCGCAGCCGTACGTCGAACTCCGTCGGGTCGACGCGGACTACTACACCCAGTCGCAGGGCCGGGTGACGATCTACGATACGACGGTCCGCGAATCGCGCGAGGTGGGACCGTTCCGGCTCAACTACGGCTACGGGACGGTGACGATCCACTACGGGACGTACATGCGCCGCGAGATCGGTTCGGGGGACGTCCGCGCCGTCGGCCTCGAAACCGGCGTGCCGCCGCTCGAGATGCGGACGCAGCTGTGCTGGGCCGAGGTCCCGGCCGACGTCGAACGCGCGGTTCGCGCGGCCCACAGCGGATACCACAACGCGGAGTGCGAGGGGATCCCGCCCAGACTGCACGGCTACCTCGGCGGCATTCACGCCGTCGAACACGCGATGATCGCCGTCGCGCCGCTGGAGTTGAACGTCGACGCGGCCGACCTCGGCGGCCTCGCGACCAACCGGCTGCCCGAAACCCCCGACCGCAGCGGCTGGTTCCTCTACGACGCGGTCGAGGGCGGTGTGGGCTTTTCCCGGCGGATCTACGACGAGTACGAGGCCGTCGCCCGGCGCGCTCGCGAGCTGATGGTCGACTGCCCCTGCGGCCGCGACGAGGGCTGTCCGGCCTGCCTGATGGACGATCGGTGCGGCAACGACAACAGGCCACTTTACGCGCCGGCCGCGACGGACGCGATCGACGCCCTGCTCGGCGCGGCGACGGCGGACGAGATCGCCGCCGACGCGACGATCGACGACGAGCGACGACCGCCGGCGTCGATCTCGTAG
- a CDS encoding PGF-CTERM sorting domain-containing protein → MISTRSRQSSIPNDRATIARCGAAIAAFVVALGLLTPGVVGAAAGTATVDGAATASQAAASPQNAIAAQSDNVSEEAYVESAPERGDKYYEATDPNGDWISYVNPRDEYRNPYLGEGSGKICVTLLNEAGDPIVGETVPNTSVVIPTGDNLSWHSQADPMVVDLPLTDNYERPLDADQFGTDPNVIQGDGYMDSHCIEMHGHPEDITIKYGQASVQGEHADEIDVVGYIEQQPGGDGWDTGIDPIEAAESYEEVGGSWTYEPNASHGQVVAVLQLDRNGNQTDPASDDDGTANESDGETDDNDSDAESDGSQNDGLPGMGVLAALVALTIAALLGRRR, encoded by the coding sequence ATGATCAGTACGCGATCACGACAGTCATCGATTCCGAACGATCGGGCGACGATCGCTCGCTGCGGCGCAGCGATCGCCGCGTTCGTCGTCGCCCTCGGACTCCTCACGCCGGGCGTCGTCGGAGCGGCCGCCGGCACCGCAACCGTCGACGGCGCCGCGACCGCATCCCAGGCGGCCGCGTCGCCGCAGAACGCGATCGCGGCGCAGTCGGACAACGTTTCGGAGGAGGCGTACGTCGAGTCCGCCCCGGAACGCGGGGACAAGTACTACGAGGCAACCGACCCCAACGGCGACTGGATCAGTTACGTCAACCCGCGCGACGAGTACCGCAATCCCTACCTCGGCGAGGGCTCCGGGAAGATCTGCGTGACGCTGCTCAACGAAGCCGGCGACCCGATCGTCGGGGAGACCGTTCCGAACACGAGCGTGGTCATCCCGACGGGCGACAACCTGTCGTGGCACTCCCAGGCGGACCCGATGGTCGTCGACCTCCCGCTGACCGACAACTACGAGCGGCCGCTCGACGCTGACCAGTTCGGCACTGATCCGAACGTGATCCAAGGCGACGGCTACATGGATTCTCACTGTATCGAGATGCACGGCCACCCCGAGGACATCACGATCAAGTACGGCCAGGCCAGCGTCCAGGGCGAGCACGCCGACGAGATCGACGTCGTCGGCTACATCGAGCAGCAACCGGGCGGCGACGGCTGGGACACCGGCATCGACCCGATCGAGGCAGCGGAATCGTACGAGGAAGTGGGCGGAAGCTGGACGTACGAACCGAACGCGTCGCACGGGCAGGTCGTCGCCGTCCTGCAGCTCGATCGCAACGGAAACCAGACCGATCCGGCGAGTGACGACGACGGAACTGCCAACGAGAGCGACGGAGAAACCGACGATAACGACTCCGACGCGGAGTCGGACGGCAGCCAGAACGACGGACTGCCCGGAATGGGCGTCCTCGCTGCGCTCGTCGCGCTGACGATCGCCGCGCTCCTCGGGAGACGTCGATGA